Proteins encoded together in one Triticum dicoccoides isolate Atlit2015 ecotype Zavitan chromosome 7B, WEW_v2.0, whole genome shotgun sequence window:
- the LOC119340846 gene encoding disease resistance protein RGA2-like, translating into MAEVALVVAGIRAGLQLVVSPILKKLLADPARCLGVDMVSELCELETNIMPQFALLVEAANKGSHRAMLEKWIQQLKDAFYKAEDLLDEHEYNILKREAENGKDHSLEHASSSDAIMKHMRTVSSRLSNMRPKNKKLFDQLKELKAILAKVKDFRDLLCLPAGNGVEASAVLTSVIPVATSIGLPRVIGRDKDRDDIIDLLTKPIAVESGTRRYSGLAIVGLGGMGKSTLAQHVYNDKRVEDHFDVRMWVCISRRLDVDVNPRACPESAAKGECPCIGNLDTLQCKLRDMLQKSNRYLLVLDDVWFEENTNEMEWEKLLSPLISQQTGSKVLVTSRSNILPAPFFCNEIICLKDMEPTDILALFKYHSFSGAETADQRLREQLETIAEKLAKKFGRSPLAAKTVGLQLGRKKDKAEWENALRIDNLSDPTKALLWSYQKLDPSLQRCFLYCNLYPKGYNYKIKELVHLWMAEGLIDSSNVDKRTEDMGKDCFIEMANVSFFQRVYNMYTGTSYVMHDLIHDMAQSLSKEDCYRLDDDKVTEIPCTIQHLSICVESIQKHKQSICKLHHLRTVICIHPLIDEVNDVFIGLLENLKKLRVLSLSFYNSWKLPESVGKLKHLRYLNISNTWISELPRSLCTLYHLQFLHFSDKVKSLPDKICNLSKLCYLEGISHRGKHVHDLPQIPYIGKLTSLQGLHNFSVQKQKGFELCQLRDMNELGGYLNVTNLENVTAKEALESKLHLKSHLESLRLEWSSNNDMTTNSLHLETLEGLMPPTQLGSLTIKGYRSIKYPGWFLEGSYFQNLESFALVNCSALQGLPSKVFGNCSSLVLTNIPNLVTLPSLPAGLKDLKIEECPLLVFISSDELEQQDQRDNTLMTDWLVSQLSSMWEVDSESEIRKILSAEHSSVKRLVISMDADMSQLQIIECALERGLGKEDTIKTWIWCHEERIRLICTRNIGMPLVPPSRLCRLDLSSCIITDAALAICLECLPSLRHLSLKEIMTLTTLPSPDVLQQLTKLHCLHIDSCWYLRALGGLRAATALSGISLRSCPSLDLTRGSEFLPLSLESVFIQHCLVAADLFSSDLPHLKHLGMIWCRTSSSLSIGHLTSLKSLSLHNLQHLCFLEGLSSPLLDAHFTNVPNLSMNCISQLRVENSLYVSSPVMLNHMLLSEGFTVPGTLAISECKERFFSFEESADLSSVDRLLFMNCEISSLPDLKCFSCLTMLQIIRCPNLSFLPDLPSSLYCICVSGSELLKKSCQSPHGESWPKIEHIRSKYFN; encoded by the exons ATGGCAGAGGTGGCGCTGGTTGTGGCTGGCATACGGGCTGGCTTACAATTGGTGGTATCACCAATCTTAAAGAAGCTCCTAGCTGACCCTGCAAGGTGCCTTGGTGTGGACATGGTGAGTGAGCTCTGTGAACTGGAGACCAACATCATGCCGCAGTTCGCTCTACTGGTTGAAGCAGCTAACAAGGGCTCACACAGGGCAATGCTGGAAAAGTGGATCCAGCAGCTCAAAGATGCCTTCTATAAAGCTGAGGACCTGCTAGATGAGCATGAGTACAACATCCTCAAGCGCGAAGCTGAGAACGGGAAGGATCATTCGCTGGAGCATGCATCTTCCAGTGACGCTATAATGAAGCATATGCGTACTGTGTCGAGCAGGCTGTCCAATATGCGCCCAAAGAATAAAAAGCTATTCGACCAGCTGAAGGAACTGAAGGCCATCCTGGCGAAAGTCAAGGACTTCCGCGACCTGCTTTGCTTACCTGCTGGTAATGGTGTTGAGGCCTCCGCAGTACTGACATCTGTTATTCCAGTGGCCACATCAATAGGACTTCCGAGAGTGATCGGTCGTGACAAGGATCGTGATGATATTATAGATCTTCTAACGAAGCCGATTGCTGTTGAGTCTGGTACACGTAGGTATTCTGGTCTAGCCATTGTTGGACTTGGAGGCATGGGAAAATCCACCTTGGCGCAGCATGTTTACAATGACAAGAGGGTAGAAGACCATTTTGATGTCAGGATGTGGGTCTGCATCTCGCGCAGACTTGATG tggacgtgaatccaagagc atgccctgaatCAGCAGCAAAGGGAGAATGCCCATGTATTGGTAACCTTGACACTCTACAGTGCAAATTAAGGGACATGCTGCAAAAGTCAAACAGATACCTTCTTGTATTGGACGATGTCTGGTTTGAAGAAAACACCAATGAGATGGAGTGGGAGAAATTATTGTCCCCTCTAATTTCTCAGCAGACAGGAAGCAAAGTTTTAGTAACTTCTAGATCAAATATACTCCCAGCTCCATTTTTCTGTAATGAAATCATTTGTTTGAAAGACATGGAACCTACCGATATTTTAGCACTCTTCAAGTACCATTCCTTTTCTGGAGCAGAAACGGCAGACCAGAGGTTACGTGAGCAGCTGGAAACTATTGCAGAGAAGCTTGCTAAAAAATTTGGAAGATCTCCTCTGGCAGCAAAAACTGTGGGTTTACAGCTCGGCAGGAAAAAGGATAAGGCTGAATGGGAAAATGCTCTAAGGATTGACAACTTAAGTGATCCCACTAAAGCACTTCTGTGGAGTTACCAGAAGTTAGATCCAAGTCTGCAGAGGTGTTTTCTATATTGCAATTTATATCCAAAAGGCTACAATTATAAAATTAAGGAGTTGGTTCACCTGTGGATGGCAGAGGGActtattgattcgagcaatgtggacaAGAGAACAGAAGATATGGGAAAGGATTGCTTTATTGAGATGGCCAATGTTTCATTCTTTCAACGAGTTTATAATATGTACACTGGTACGTCCTATGTTATGCATGATCTCATTCATGATATGGCACAGTCACTCTCCAAAGAAGATTGCTATAGACTGGATGATGATAAGGTGACAGAAATACCCTGCACTATCCAGCATTTATCTATTTGTGTTGAGAGTATACAAAAGCACAAGCAAAGCATTTGCAAGCTACATCATTTGCGCACTGTTATCTGCATTCATCCGCTGATAGATGAAGTAAATGATGTTTTTATTGGGCTATTGGAGAATTTGAAGAAGTTACGTGTACTGTCTTTGTCATTTTACAATAGTTGGAAGTTGCCAGAATCAGTTGGTAAGCTGAAGCATCTTCGCTATTTGAACATCAGCAACACATGGATTTCTGAATTGCCAAGATCATTGTGTACTCTTTACCATTTACAATTCCTTCATTTCAGTGACAAAGTTAAGAGTTTGCCGGACAAAATATGCAATTTAAGTAAGTTGTGTTATCTCGAAGGAATCAGTCACAGAGGCAAGCATGTGCATGATCTGCCTCAAATCCCTTACATAGGCAAGTTAACCTCGCTCCAAGGACTTCATAATTTTTCCGTGCAAAAGCAGAAGGGATTTGAGTTGTGCCAGCTTAGGGACATGAACGAGCTTGGTGGCTATTTGAATGTGACGAATCTTGAAAACGTCACTGCAAAGGAGGCCTTGGAGTCAAAGCTTCATCTGAAAAGTCATCTTGAAAGCTTGCGCCTTGAATGGAGTTCCAACAatgacatgactactaatagttTACATCTGGAGACATTGGAAGGTCTAATGCCACCGACTCAACTTGGGAGTCTTACTATTAAAGGCTACAGATCTATAAAATATCCAGGCTGGTTCCTTGAGGGTTCTTATTTTCAGAATTTAGAATCTTTTGCACTTGTTAATTGCAGTGCATTACAAGGCCTGCCATCTAAAGTATTTGGGAATTGCTCCTCACTTGTCCTCACGAATATCCCAAACCTGGTAACGTTACCATCTCTTCCTGCAGGTCTTAAAGATTTAAAGATTGAGGAATGTCCACTGCTTGTATTTATCTCCAGCGACGAGCTAGAACAACAAGACCAGAGGGATAACACTTTGATGACAGACTGGTTGGTATCGCAGCTttcttccatgtgggaggtggattcAGAATCAGAAATCAGGAAGATACTATCTGCTGAACATTCATCTGTGAAGCGGTTGGTGATTTCgatggatgctgatatgtctcagcTTCAAATAATTGAATGTGCTCTAGAAAGAGGATTGGGAAAAGAGGATACCATCAAGACATGGATATGGTGCCATGAGGAGAGGATAAGACTCATTTGTACAAGGAACATCGGCATGCCACTGGTTCCACCATCAAGGCTTTGTCGGCTTGACCTTTCTTCATGCATTATTACAGATGCAGCATTAGCTATTTGCCTTGAATGTCTCCCTTCACTGAGACATTTGTCATTAAAAGAGATTATGACTTTAACTACACTTCCATCACCAGATGTCCTCCAACAGTTGACAAAGCTTCATTGCTTGCACATCGACTCATGCTGGTACCTTAGAGCACTAGGGGGGTTACGAGCTGCTACCGCTCTTTCAGGAATTTCATTACGGAGCTGCCCTTCTTTAGACTTGACACGTGGGTCAGAGTTTTTGCCATTGTCCCTTGAGAGTGTCTTCATACAACATTGTTTGGTTGCAGCTGATCTCTTCAGTAGTGACTTGCCGCACCTGAAACATCTTGGCATGATTTGGTGCAGAACTTCTTCATCGTTGTCGATTGGTCATTTAACCTCCCTTAAATCATTATCACTACACAATCTGCAGCACTTGTGCTTTCTTGAAGGCTTGTCTTCGCCACTATTGGATGCACATTTTACAAATGTCCCGAACCTCAGTATGAATTGCATATCACAGCTGCGTGTTGAGAATTCCCTCTATGTTAGCAGCCCTGTAATGCTCAACCACATGCTCCTATCTGAAGGTTTTACAGTTCCAGGAACTCTCGCTATTTCAGAATGCAAGGAGCGATTCTTTTCGTTTGAAGAATCAGCAGATTTGTCATCTGTCGACCGCTTGTTATTTATGAATTGTGAAATCAGTTCATTGCCAGATTTGAAGTGCTTTTCATGTCTGACGATGCTCCAAATTATTCGATGCCCCAATCTATCATTTTTACCAGATTTGCCATCCTCCCTCTACTGCATATGTGTGAGTGGTTCTGAACTCTTGAAGAAGAGTTGTCAATCACCTCATGGTGAAAGCTGGCCAAAAATTGAGCATATCCGTTCAAAATATTTTAATTAA